One Thermococcus kodakarensis KOD1 genomic window carries:
- the fbp gene encoding fructose-1,6-bisphosphate aldolase/phosphatase → MAVGDKITISVIKADIGGWPGHSRVHPQLVETAEDVLSKAVEDGTIIDFYVATCGDDLQLIMTHKRGVDSPDIHGLAWKAFEEATKVAKELGLYGAGQDLLKDAFSGNVRGMGPGVAEMEITLRKSEPVVTFHMDKTEPGAFNLPIFRMFADPFNTAGLIIDPKMHMGFRFEVWDILEHKRVILNTPEELYDLLALIGAKSRYVIKRVYPKPGHPIPENEPVAVVSTEKLYEVAGEYVGKDDPVAIVRAQSGLPALGEVLEPFAFPHLVSGWMRGSHNGPLMPVPMHQANPTRFDGPPRVVALGWQISPEGKLVGPVDLFDDPAFDYARQKALEITEYMRRHGPFEPHRLPLEEMEYTTLPGVLKRLTDRFEPIE, encoded by the coding sequence ATGGCCGTTGGAGATAAGATCACCATCAGCGTTATCAAAGCGGATATAGGCGGCTGGCCTGGACACTCAAGGGTTCACCCGCAGCTCGTTGAGACAGCCGAGGATGTTCTTTCAAAAGCAGTCGAAGATGGCACTATAATAGACTTTTACGTTGCAACCTGCGGCGATGATTTACAGCTCATCATGACCCACAAGAGGGGCGTTGACAGTCCAGACATACATGGCCTTGCATGGAAGGCCTTCGAAGAGGCCACCAAGGTCGCAAAGGAACTCGGTCTCTACGGAGCTGGCCAGGACCTCCTCAAGGATGCCTTCAGCGGCAACGTCCGCGGAATGGGACCAGGAGTTGCCGAGATGGAAATAACCCTCAGGAAGAGCGAGCCTGTAGTTACATTCCACATGGACAAGACAGAGCCCGGAGCCTTCAACCTCCCGATATTCAGGATGTTCGCAGACCCGTTCAACACCGCGGGCCTCATCATCGACCCGAAGATGCACATGGGCTTCCGCTTTGAGGTCTGGGACATCCTCGAGCACAAGAGGGTCATTCTTAACACTCCAGAAGAGCTCTACGACCTTCTGGCCCTCATAGGTGCAAAGAGCCGCTACGTCATCAAGAGGGTCTATCCGAAGCCTGGGCACCCAATCCCTGAGAACGAGCCGGTCGCTGTTGTCAGCACCGAGAAGCTATACGAAGTAGCCGGAGAGTACGTCGGAAAGGACGACCCAGTTGCCATCGTCAGAGCCCAGAGCGGTCTACCCGCCCTCGGTGAGGTCCTCGAGCCCTTCGCCTTCCCGCACCTCGTCAGCGGCTGGATGAGGGGTTCCCACAACGGCCCACTAATGCCGGTCCCGATGCACCAGGCCAACCCGACCAGGTTCGACGGCCCGCCGAGGGTTGTCGCTCTCGGCTGGCAGATAAGCCCAGAAGGAAAGCTAGTCGGCCCAGTTGACCTCTTTGACGACCCTGCCTTCGACTATGCCCGCCAGAAGGCCCTTGAGATAACCGAATACATGCGCAGGCACGGACCCTTCGAACCGCACAGGCTCCCGCTAGAGGAGATGGAGTACACTACCCTTCCGGGAGTTCTCAAGAGGCTCACCGACAGGTTCGAGCCTATCGAGTGA
- a CDS encoding M20 family metallopeptidase yields the protein MDEFELLKRLVSIKSPFGEEHEISEFIASLLEENGIPVETVPVEGFGDDVVAYLKGKGPTVVLNGHMDTVHLSQGWTKNPWGELDGDRFYGLGSADMKGGLAALLSAFLELSELPKNERPNVIFTAVSDEEGFSRGSWELIKSGRLDKADLVLVGEPTNEKLMLGARGRFVIEVGAKGKKAHAARPYLGINAIEELAKLVSNLNRIRMKKHPKLGKGSYCTLYFSGSADGLSVPDEAIAIIDRHVVVGEDWEKVRGELYRLAERVGVRAELEIEKYRRPTPEMLPYVVKENNRFVRRFKEAYREVERKSVEITYGASVGDFNYFGTYLSKPTLVFGPIGGNWHSADEWVSVSSVRRVKGIYLRFLRALAGLR from the coding sequence ATGGATGAGTTTGAACTATTAAAACGTCTCGTCTCAATAAAGTCCCCCTTTGGAGAGGAGCACGAGATTTCGGAGTTCATAGCTTCACTCCTCGAAGAGAACGGCATACCTGTGGAGACAGTTCCCGTTGAAGGCTTTGGCGATGATGTGGTCGCTTACCTCAAAGGTAAAGGCCCGACAGTTGTTTTAAACGGGCACATGGACACGGTGCACCTATCTCAGGGATGGACAAAGAACCCATGGGGCGAGCTTGATGGGGATAGGTTCTACGGACTCGGGAGTGCCGACATGAAAGGTGGGCTGGCAGCGCTCCTAAGTGCCTTCCTTGAGCTTTCGGAGCTTCCAAAAAATGAGAGGCCCAACGTCATCTTCACCGCTGTCAGTGATGAGGAGGGCTTTTCGAGGGGGAGTTGGGAGCTTATAAAGAGCGGCAGGCTCGACAAAGCCGACCTCGTTCTCGTTGGGGAACCAACGAACGAGAAACTCATGCTCGGTGCCAGGGGCAGGTTCGTGATTGAGGTAGGGGCAAAGGGAAAGAAGGCCCACGCGGCGAGACCTTACCTCGGTATCAATGCCATTGAAGAGCTTGCCAAGCTCGTCTCCAACCTCAACAGGATACGGATGAAGAAACACCCGAAGCTCGGAAAAGGCTCGTACTGCACCCTCTACTTCTCTGGCTCGGCCGATGGATTGAGCGTGCCAGACGAGGCAATTGCGATAATTGACAGGCACGTGGTCGTTGGTGAGGACTGGGAGAAGGTTAGAGGAGAACTCTACAGGCTCGCAGAAAGAGTTGGTGTAAGGGCCGAGCTTGAGATAGAAAAATACAGGCGCCCAACTCCTGAGATGCTCCCCTACGTTGTGAAGGAGAACAACAGGTTCGTCAGGCGGTTTAAGGAAGCGTACAGGGAAGTTGAAAGAAAAAGCGTCGAGATTACCTACGGGGCAAGCGTTGGGGACTTCAACTACTTCGGAACTTACCTGAGCAAACCGACGCTCGTCTTCGGCCCAATAGGCGGTAACTGGCACTCCGCCGACGAGTGGGTCAGTGTCTCTTCCGTCAGGAGGGTCAAGGGAATCTATCTGCGCTTCCTAAGGGCTTTGGCTGGCCTCAGATAA
- the gor gene encoding glyceraldehyde-3-phosphate:ferredoxin oxidoreductase codes for MKFTVLHLKLDERKVESEEFEKEGVYGIIDYGLELHERLGTHSIEPYDPKNVVVMGMGPFSGSILPGAHRLMFFFRSPLYGTLFPSAMGGAAYAFKNVGVDFVTFEGKAEKPVVVILYNDGSNINVELHEIELEKLIEIWKDYKGEEGVYALTQYLIDTFGERFDFEYRIAVVGPAALNSNYGAIFSQTLRKGKRVEGSEDWAARGGSGSVLLRAHNVVGIIFGGKPRKREFPGEDISSFRTAKEIVEGVHKKPYNDVIAEKTVKYKYNPKLKTGGTFGGNYPAEGDFVPILNWQMPYIPKEERIKIHEAIMKYYWEPFNKEAIETKNWTNCGEPCPVVCKKYANGHHIEYEPREANGPLSGVITLRASDISVPAVDAMGFDAIEFGGTAAWVLELVHRGILKPEEVGLSDVPDFTKEALLERPVEASEKNAKLVAELAHRVAFAENEIAKILGLGKRKASVILDEKFKDRLKYGESFKDYAVFTPLGEDGEMTPTMYWAIGNYIPLPIQGRYWTFYQFGVFLEPEELAQKIIASALWEFWYDNVGWCRFHRGWMKPVLKALFMEAYGENVDMEEHAKKQIKRLIEFAREAGYTPVFWDSMRVIDLVARGSEEFGNEKWAEKFKIDKVGTAREYLEKVLDTYSEMLGVEWRL; via the coding sequence ATGAAGTTCACGGTGCTTCACCTGAAGCTTGACGAGAGGAAAGTTGAGAGCGAGGAGTTCGAAAAAGAGGGAGTTTACGGCATCATAGACTACGGCCTCGAACTCCATGAGAGGCTTGGAACTCACTCAATTGAACCGTATGATCCGAAGAACGTTGTCGTAATGGGGATGGGGCCGTTCTCGGGTTCAATACTGCCCGGTGCCCACAGGCTTATGTTCTTCTTCCGCTCGCCGCTCTACGGGACGCTCTTCCCGTCGGCGATGGGCGGTGCCGCCTACGCCTTCAAGAACGTCGGCGTTGACTTCGTCACATTTGAAGGGAAGGCTGAGAAGCCGGTTGTTGTCATCCTCTACAACGACGGCTCGAACATCAACGTCGAGCTCCACGAGATAGAGCTCGAAAAGCTGATCGAGATCTGGAAGGACTATAAGGGCGAGGAGGGCGTCTACGCGCTCACCCAGTACCTCATAGACACCTTCGGCGAGAGGTTCGACTTCGAGTACCGCATCGCCGTCGTGGGTCCTGCAGCCCTCAACTCCAACTACGGTGCCATCTTCTCCCAGACCCTAAGGAAGGGCAAGCGCGTTGAGGGAAGCGAGGACTGGGCGGCAAGGGGTGGCTCTGGAAGCGTCCTCCTCAGGGCCCACAACGTAGTCGGTATAATCTTCGGTGGAAAGCCGAGGAAGAGGGAATTCCCGGGCGAGGATATCTCGTCATTCAGAACCGCCAAAGAGATCGTTGAAGGCGTCCACAAGAAGCCCTACAACGACGTCATAGCTGAGAAGACCGTCAAGTACAAGTACAACCCCAAGCTCAAGACAGGAGGAACTTTCGGTGGGAACTACCCGGCGGAGGGCGACTTCGTCCCGATTCTCAACTGGCAGATGCCCTACATCCCGAAAGAAGAGAGGATCAAGATCCACGAGGCAATAATGAAGTACTACTGGGAGCCCTTCAACAAGGAGGCGATAGAGACCAAGAACTGGACGAACTGCGGTGAGCCGTGCCCGGTCGTGTGCAAGAAGTACGCCAACGGTCACCACATCGAGTACGAGCCGAGGGAGGCCAACGGCCCGCTCAGCGGCGTTATAACCCTCCGCGCCAGTGACATAAGCGTTCCGGCCGTTGATGCGATGGGCTTCGACGCCATAGAGTTCGGCGGAACAGCTGCGTGGGTTCTCGAGCTCGTCCACCGCGGAATACTCAAGCCTGAGGAAGTCGGCCTCAGCGATGTCCCAGACTTCACGAAAGAGGCCCTCCTTGAGAGGCCCGTCGAGGCCAGCGAGAAGAACGCCAAGCTCGTCGCTGAACTGGCCCACCGCGTCGCCTTCGCCGAGAACGAGATAGCCAAGATACTCGGCCTCGGGAAGAGAAAAGCAAGCGTAATCCTCGACGAGAAGTTCAAGGACAGGCTAAAGTATGGCGAGAGCTTCAAGGACTACGCTGTGTTTACCCCCCTCGGCGAGGACGGCGAGATGACGCCGACGATGTACTGGGCCATCGGAAACTACATCCCGCTCCCGATTCAGGGGAGGTACTGGACGTTCTACCAGTTCGGAGTCTTCCTAGAGCCCGAGGAGCTTGCCCAGAAGATTATCGCCAGCGCCCTATGGGAGTTCTGGTACGACAACGTCGGCTGGTGCCGCTTCCACCGCGGCTGGATGAAGCCAGTACTTAAGGCTCTCTTCATGGAGGCCTACGGTGAGAACGTTGACATGGAGGAGCATGCTAAGAAACAGATAAAGCGCCTTATAGAGTTCGCGAGGGAGGCTGGCTATACTCCAGTGTTCTGGGACAGCATGCGCGTCATCGACCTCGTTGCCAGGGGAAGTGAAGAGTTCGGCAACGAAAAGTGGGCCGAGAAGTTCAAGATCGACAAGGTCGGAACGGCCAGGGAGTACCTTGAGAAGGTGCTCGATACGTACAGCGAGATGCTTGGGGTCGAGTGGAGGCTTTAA
- a CDS encoding phosphoadenosine phosphosulfate reductase family protein, translating to MFTIVARARKDAKALQYINERNYGGFLEVKSLGGGRSFEEIEDGLNEVLGEPYIPIFLFGEKEKALMEDILEVVKESEKPFYARLLRTKKVRNMRVDELYANLEEIKARFRLGIEWKNAYSLNPENPFGVEVHPDYDIYLAVGDGFRKAMKSLLDVDLGENSLVLRKLMNQEVYFSGPNKVAEVSKKLGFPTEVLWRCPCTEDVSLEDLMAANRDYIEAFANASKEFLRRFKGYDIVVPWSGGKDSTAALILAKEAFGEVNAVYVRMEYEMPETEEYIEKLAGKLGVNLIRVDVPMPIEKFGMPTHRNRWCTKMKVEALYNAVSEFENPLLVVGDRDGESARRRLKPPVVERKTDFGQILEVMPIKFWSGMMVQLFILMRGFDLHPLYYEGFYRLGCTVCPSLAEWEVELLKRKGVKDLPLTHASSGAGEVRGRE from the coding sequence ATGTTCACAATAGTCGCAAGAGCTAGAAAGGACGCGAAGGCTCTCCAGTACATAAACGAGCGTAACTATGGCGGCTTTCTCGAAGTTAAAAGCCTCGGCGGTGGGAGGAGCTTTGAGGAAATAGAGGATGGTCTTAACGAGGTTCTTGGAGAACCCTATATCCCTATATTCCTATTCGGTGAGAAAGAGAAGGCCCTCATGGAGGACATCCTTGAGGTTGTGAAGGAGAGCGAAAAGCCGTTCTACGCAAGGCTTTTGAGAACCAAGAAGGTCCGCAACATGCGCGTTGATGAGCTGTACGCCAACCTTGAGGAGATAAAGGCCCGCTTCAGGCTCGGAATCGAGTGGAAGAACGCTTACTCCCTCAATCCTGAAAATCCATTCGGGGTGGAAGTACACCCCGACTACGACATCTATCTGGCCGTTGGCGACGGTTTTAGAAAGGCCATGAAGTCCCTCCTTGACGTTGATCTCGGCGAGAACTCTCTCGTTCTCAGGAAGCTGATGAACCAGGAGGTTTACTTCTCGGGTCCGAATAAAGTTGCAGAGGTTAGCAAAAAGCTCGGCTTTCCGACCGAGGTTCTCTGGAGGTGTCCCTGCACGGAGGACGTTTCGCTTGAGGACCTGATGGCCGCCAACAGAGACTACATCGAGGCCTTTGCAAACGCGAGCAAAGAGTTTCTGAGGAGATTCAAAGGGTACGATATAGTTGTCCCCTGGAGCGGTGGAAAGGACTCCACGGCGGCCCTTATACTGGCAAAGGAAGCGTTTGGTGAAGTTAATGCTGTCTACGTCAGGATGGAGTACGAGATGCCAGAGACGGAGGAATACATCGAGAAGCTCGCAGGAAAGCTGGGCGTCAACCTCATCAGGGTGGACGTCCCGATGCCCATAGAGAAGTTCGGCATGCCAACCCATAGAAACCGCTGGTGCACCAAGATGAAGGTCGAGGCATTGTACAATGCCGTCAGCGAGTTTGAGAACCCACTTTTAGTCGTCGGTGACCGCGATGGAGAGAGTGCCAGGAGGCGCCTAAAGCCACCTGTAGTCGAGAGAAAAACTGACTTTGGCCAAATCCTTGAGGTTATGCCCATAAAGTTCTGGAGCGGAATGATGGTTCAGCTGTTCATCCTCATGAGGGGCTTTGATCTCCATCCGCTCTACTACGAGGGCTTCTACAGGCTCGGATGTACCGTCTGCCCGAGCCTTGCAGAATGGGAAGTCGAGCTTTTGAAAAGAAAAGGTGTGAAAGACCTCCCGCTCACCCACGCCTCCTCAGGAGCGGGAGAAGTGCGAGGGCGAGAATGA